TGCTCGGCAGCAAGGAACTGCAGGGTTACGCGGGCGGCCTGCTCAAAGAGAAAAACCTGCTCTTCAGCGAAAACCTGAGCATCTACAGCAGCGACTGCATGCCCTTCTCCGTCTATGAGATACCCTCGCTGAACCTGGCCCGGGTGGGTGGCAAGGCCCTCTACTACGGCCACACCGAGGATGACGTCGCCAAACATACCAATGAATACGGCCTCAAAGACGTCTACCAGGCCACAGTCACTCTGCTGGAGCGGATCCTCAACGCAGGCCTCTATCCCGTGCCCCAGGGCATCGACGATTCCCTGCGGGAAAAGATCGAACGCTATCTTTGGCACTCGCGCCTGGAAAAACCCGAACTGCAGTGGAAGGAACGCTACCGTAAGTAGTTTCCGGCCTCCCCTGCGCATTTTTTGTTTGACACGTTTCGAAGGCCCGCCAAACTGGTTAGTTACCTAAAAGGGGAATAGAATTATGAAGATAAACATGACCCGGGAGTTCATTCACAAACTTCCCAAGACCGACCTGCACGTCCATCTGGATGGCAGCGTGCGGATCGACACCATCATCGATCTGGCCAAACAGCGTAACATAGGACTGCCAACAATGGACCCGGACGAATTGCGTAAACTGATCGTCTGCGGCGAACACACCGTGAGCCTGGAAGACTATCTGCGCGGTTTTCACATCGTGAACCTGGTGCTGCAGAACAGGGAGGGCCTGACCCGCGCCGCCTACGAACTGGCCGAGGACGCGGCGGCTGAGAACGTGCGCTACATGGAAGTGCGCTATTCCCCCATCCTGCACACCGATGGCGGTTTGAAACTGACGGAGATCTCCCAGGCCGTGATCGACGGGCTGAAGCAGGCGGAGCGAGATTTCCGGATCAAGACCGGCGTCATCATCTGCGGCATCCGCAACATGGACCCCACCACCTCGGTGAAGCTGGCGGAACTGGCCATCGCCTTCAAAAACAAGGGCGTGATCGGTTTCGACCTCGCAGGAGGCGAATACAACCATCCCGCCAAGGACCATAAAGAGGCTTTCGACCTGGCTTTGAAGAACAACCTGAACATCACCATCCATGCCGGCGAGGCCTACGGCACCGAAAGCATCCACCAGGCCCTGCATTATTGCGGCACCCACCGCATCGGCCACGGCACCCGTCTGGTCGAGGACGGCGATCTGCTCAACTATGTGAATGACCACCGCATCCCGCTCGAGATCTGCATCAAGAGTAATTTCCACACCAAGGCGGTGCCCGATATCCGCAGCCATCCCATTGATTTTTATATCGATTACGGCCTCCGCGTGACCATCAATACGGACAACCGCACCATCAGCGACACCACCGTCACGGACGAATACATGCTGGCCATCAACGAGCTCAAACTGGATTACCC
Above is a window of Candidatus Syntrophosphaera sp. DNA encoding:
- the add gene encoding adenosine deaminase, with translation MKINMTREFIHKLPKTDLHVHLDGSVRIDTIIDLAKQRNIGLPTMDPDELRKLIVCGEHTVSLEDYLRGFHIVNLVLQNREGLTRAAYELAEDAAAENVRYMEVRYSPILHTDGGLKLTEISQAVIDGLKQAERDFRIKTGVIICGIRNMDPTTSVKLAELAIAFKNKGVIGFDLAGGEYNHPAKDHKEAFDLALKNNLNITIHAGEAYGTESIHQALHYCGTHRIGHGTRLVEDGDLLNYVNDHRIPLEICIKSNFHTKAVPDIRSHPIDFYIDYGLRVTINTDNRTISDTTVTDEYMLAINELKLDYPTIKYVILNGFKSAFLPYKERVRLINGILGEFDEIEQSELKTTVKVEESL